AATGCAAAGTATAGAACCATCAGAGAACTAGACAAGTGTCGGTATCATCGTTCTGTTCACATGCCTGTAGGAATACAAACTGCTAGCTGTAGTGAGGCACCAGGTAAGGCATTGCTTGCTGCATGGGTTGTTATGTGTCATTTACGCCCAGGAACTACCTTTGGAGTTGGAGATGTTCTGGAATTTGCTAGCTCAGGGCTCAGGCACCATGCTATTTTCCTATGTGTTACGATACCATGTTACATGACCCCCCTTTGGTTTGCAGTTCTACTTTGCTGGATAACCCAGGGTTTTGAGCTGAATGCAGCCTTTTAATCCACAGGCAGTAAATCCGCTACATTCCAAGCGATGCTATTAATGCATCATTTATAGTAACATCCTGGTAATCTTACTTTGAGTACATATGTTTTGCAGACCCAGGCGACCAAGATACGCAATAGAGTATTCCAGTGGATCAGGAATCTACACCACCATTTTTTTCTCCTCCATCTTGGACTGCAGTTGTGTGTTGCGAGCTCAGATGGCAGAGCTGGTGGCCACCATGGTGGTCGGGCCATTGCTCTCAATCGTGAAGGACAAGGTGTCCAGCTATCTGCTTGACCAGTACCAGGTGATGGAGGGCATGGAGGAGCAGCACAGGGTGCTCAAGCGCAAGCTGCCGGCCATCCTGGACGTCATCGATGACGCCGAGCAGACTGCGTCCCACAGAGCAGGGGCCAAGGCTTGGCTCGAGGAGGTCAAGAGGGTGGCCTATGAGGCTAACGGGGTCTTTGACGAGTTCAACTATGAGGCGCTCCGCCGCTAGGCCAGGAAGAACGGGCACTATGGCGAGCTTGGCTTCAATGCAGTAAAGCTCCTCACTACCCACAATCGTTTTTCGTTCCGCGACAGGATGGGGAAGAAGCTGTGCAGGATTGTGCAGGCCATCGAAGTCCTTGTGGCTGAGATGAACGCCTTTGGGTTTAAGTATCAGCAGCAAGCACCAGAGTCCATGCGGTGGAGGCAGATGGACCATGTTATCTTCGATCCGAAGAAAATCATCAGCAGATCGAGAAGCCGAGATACTAAGAATATTGTTGGTACACTACTTGGTCAAGCCAACAATGCAGATCTCTCGGTCGTTCCCATCGTTGGAGTAGGGGGCCTAGGCAAGACCACCTTGGCACAGCTAATTTACAATGAACCTGAAATTCAGAAGCATTTCGAGTTGCTGATCTGGGTTTGTGTCTCTGACAGCTTTGATGTGGATTCCCTGGCTAAAAGAATAGTTGCATTTCATCTAGAAAAAGATGTAGTTGAAGCAGCAGCTTCCAAGAAAAGCCCACTGGATAGTCTTCAAGACGTACTAAGCGGGCATAGGTACCTCCTTGTATTGGATGACGTCTGGAACCGAGAAAGTGATAAGTGGGAAAAGCTCAAGGACCGCCTTACACATGGTGCCAACGGCAGTGTGGTTCTGACAACTACTCGTGATGAAGGAGTCGCAAAAATAATGGGTACAGTTAAACCCTATAATCTCGCAGCTTTGGAGGATAACTTCATAAAGGAAATTATCGAGACAAGAGCATTCAGTTTgcagaaggaagaagaaaggcCTGCTGTGCTAGTTAATATGGTTGATGAGATTGTGAAGAGATGTCGTGGCTCTCCTTTGGCCGCAACAGCGCTGGGCTCTGTGCTGCGTACAAAGACAAGTGAAGAAGAATGGAAGGCTATATCAAGTAGAAGCAACATTTGCACCGAGGAGTCTGGAATTTTACCAATACTCAAGCTCAGCTACAATGACTTGTCATCACAGATGAAGCAGTGCTTTGCTTTCTGTGCTGTTTTCCCCAAGGATTACGAGATTGATGTAGACAAACTGATCCAACTATGGATCGCACATGGCTTCATCCAGGACCACAAAGAAGTTAGTCCTGAAACCATTGGCAACCGGATTTTCAGCGAGTTGGCCTCAAGTTCATTCTTTGTGGATGTGAAGCAAGGAAAAGCCACATCCTATGAACGCATGGTGGGGGGTAGTTATTACAAACGTACATGTAAAATCCATGATCTTATGCATGATGTTGCGCTGTCTACAATGGAGAATGAATGTGGTTTTGCACCCGAGGAACCAAATCGGATTGAGTGGCTTCCAGATACAGCTCGCCACTTACTTTTGTCTTGTGAAAAACCAGAAATTGTTTTGAATGATTCTCTGGCAAGAAAATCTCCAGCTATTCAGACACTTCTGTGTGATAGTTATATGGAACACCCACTGCAGCATTTATCAAAATATAGCACCTTGAAGGCACTACAGCTCCATACGCGGAGAAGTCCATTCCCCTTAAAATCAAAGCATCTTCATCACCTAAGGTACCTTGATCTCTCAAGAAGTGATTTTGAAGCACTTCCTGAAGATATAAGCATTCTATATAACCTGCAAACATTGAAAATCTCTGGCTGTCAAGAACTGTGTCGGCTTCCAAGACAAATGAAGTATATGACTGCCCTCCGTCACCTCTACAGTCATGATTGTCCAAAGATGAGCAGCATGCCTGGTGACCTCCGGAAACTCATGTCCCTTCAGACGCTTACGTGTTTTGTAGCAGGCCAGACTAGCTCTGAGTGCAGCAATGTTGGAGAGTTGCAGCATTTAAATCTTGGTGGTCAGCTAGAGCTAAATCAGCTAGAGAATGTGACAGAAGAAGATGCAAAAGCAGCAAATCTCGGAAAGAAGAAGGAACTCCGAGAACTGACATTAAAATGGACTATTGGTTCTAGGGATGATGCAAGGGTGCTTGAGTGTGTCAAGCCTCATGATGGCCTGCAGTCTCTAAGGATAGAATCCTACGGAGGCACCACATTTCCAACATGGATGGCTATGTCGCGAAACATGGTTGAAATCCATCTTTCCTATTGTAAAGACCTACAATGGCTATTCAGTTCTGGTGCATCCTTCAGTTTTCCAAATCTGAAGGAGTTTACACTTCGAGGTCTGGAATGTTTGGAGGGATGGTGGGAATCAAGTAACATGGAACAAGGAAAAGAGGCAGTATTTCCTCAGCTTGAGAAGTTGCATATTCTTGACTGTGCAAAGCTGACAACATTACCAGAAGCAACACTGCTTGGAGAATCTTACGGTAGAATGGAACGGCCAGCATTTCCTATGTTGAAGGTTCTCGAATTGAGATACTTGAGGAGCTTTAAGAGATGGGATGCAGTCGAAGGACCTCAAGGAGCAGAGATAATGTTTCCTCAGCTTGAGGAGTTGTATGTTGCACACTGTGGAAAAATCAAAGCATCATCAGGACAACAAAAGGTTTGTCCAAAGCTGACAATAAAAGCTGAATCACCAAAGCTACGTGTTTTAGAGATGCAGGGCAGTGAGGAAGAGATGTTCCTGTGGATAGCTAGAAATGTGACTTCACTGACCAATCTGAAGCTGCAGAACTGTGAAGGCTCGGAAACAACCTCGGCAGCAGCGGCTGATAATAGTTTGACACAAGCGATGAGCGCCATGGAGAATTGGAAACATCACGATTTCCCTCTGGCAGACATGGAGTTAATTGGCTTTAAGTCAGGCGTAACAGAGCTATGTGCAAGCTTTGTACAGCTCCAACGCTTGTGCATCAATGATTGTGCCGCACTTGTCCACTGGCCAGAGAAAGAGTTCCAAAGCTTGGTATCCTTGAGGAGTCTGAACATTATGTCCTGCGAACAACTGGTTGGATGCGCAGCCGAGCCATCAACAACAACATCAGAATCCTCGAGTCAGCTCCTGCCACGCCTGGAGTCTCTCAAGATATATGGCTGTACGAGTATGGTAGAGGTCTTCAGACTCCCCGCGTCCCTGAGGAAGATGACGATTCGCGATTGCGCGAAGCTCAGGTCCCTATTCAGCAGGAGGCTGCAGCAGCAGGGACAACCATCAGCATCATCTATCGTTCAAGGCTCACCAACTGTATATTCAGAGGTGCTCCCATGCTTAGAAGAGATAGACATACGTGGCTGCGACGGATTAACAGGGGCCCTTGATCTTCCCCCATCCCTCAAGCACATCAGCGTTTATCGGTGCGGCGGGTTGAGGTCAGTGGAATCTCACTCGGGAGAGTTCCCGTCGCTGAAGGTCCTCTCCATCGGGCTCTGCGAGACCCTGTCATCCCTACCGGATGGCCCGCGAGTGTACCCGTCTCTCAGAGTGCTCAAGGTCTATGACTGTCCTGGTATGAAGAGACTCCCTGCTTGCCTGCAGCAACGCCTAGGCAGCCTCGAGGGGGTAACTCTAGATGCCCATCATCAAGGTCAGTGTCCTCTATTTTAGCTGTTGCATTTCAGCAATAAATTCAGACATCCCCCCTTTTTTTCTTAGTTCCTTACAGATATACTACCGCTACTCCTAGAGCTGGATTTATTGCTCCCTCCAGCTAGCGAGATACCTAACTAAAAGAATCGTGTCTCAGTTTTTCCATGTAACAGCAAACATGTGTTGCGAAGGCATGTACAAGTGAGTATCATTTAATTGTTTGATATGAATGGTAATAAGTACTGCAAAACCCAAAATCAGAGCAGATGTCCTTCTCATGTAAATCCTTTGTTCCTCCAGCACACACTTTAATTTCATTGTAAACTTTGATGCTACGTTAATACTTAGAAATTTTCTCATGACATCATTTGTGACCAGGACCTATTCTGTCGAAGCCCAAGACATGGATAAATGGCATCTGCAGAGGTTAGTTGAGCTGCCGACATGTGTGTGACACCATCACCGTGTGAAGCTATCAAACAGTGGCAGGAGATGATGATGCCCCATACATATATTTTGAGTTACGGTGGAACTGTTTCCTCACACACAACCTAGGTGGAGTAGGACTCATGTCTGGATAAAGTTGGAGTATTTCGCGCTTTATGGCAAGAATTCCGTGACACTTGGTTTAGGTATGTCTCTGCATTTCTTGTTCCAAATAAGTTTGCCATGACGTTTATACGTCTCCTTCAGTATTGTTTCAGTCAGAGCTAGTATGTATAGAACTGACCTGGAACGTTCATATTTGTGTGCTAATTCTCAGTATATATACAACTCCTTTATCTTGGACTTGCTGGTCCAGGATTTACCTCCTGCTAGCC
The Aegilops tauschii subsp. strangulata cultivar AL8/78 chromosome 3, Aet v6.0, whole genome shotgun sequence genome window above contains:
- the LOC109731746 gene encoding putative disease resistance protein RGA4 isoform X2 produces the protein MGKKLCRIVQAIEVLVAEMNAFGFKYQQQAPESMRWRQMDHVIFDPKKIISRSRSRDTKNIVGTLLGQANNADLSVVPIVGVGGLGKTTLAQLIYNEPEIQKHFELLIWVCVSDSFDVDSLAKRIVAFHLEKDVVEAAASKKSPLDSLQDVLSGHRYLLVLDDVWNRESDKWEKLKDRLTHGANGSVVLTTTRDEGVAKIMGTVKPYNLAALEDNFIKEIIETRAFSLQKEEERPAVLVNMVDEIVKRCRGSPLAATALGSVLRTKTSEEEWKAISSRSNICTEESGILPILKLSYNDLSSQMKQCFAFCAVFPKDYEIDVDKLIQLWIAHGFIQDHKEVSPETIGNRIFSELASSSFFVDVKQGKATSYERMVGGSYYKRTCKIHDLMHDVALSTMENECGFAPEEPNRIEWLPDTARHLLLSCEKPEIVLNDSLARKSPAIQTLLCDSYMEHPLQHLSKYSTLKALQLHTRRSPFPLKSKHLHHLRYLDLSRSDFEALPEDISILYNLQTLKISGCQELCRLPRQMKYMTALRHLYSHDCPKMSSMPGDLRKLMSLQTLTCFVAGQTSSECSNVGELQHLNLGGQLELNQLENVTEEDAKAANLGKKKELRELTLKWTIGSRDDARVLECVKPHDGLQSLRIESYGGTTFPTWMAMSRNMVEIHLSYCKDLQWLFSSGASFSFPNLKEFTLRGLECLEGWWESSNMEQGKEAVFPQLEKLHILDCAKLTTLPEATLLGESYGRMERPAFPMLKVLELRYLRSFKRWDAVEGPQGAEIMFPQLEELYVAHCGKIKASSGQQKVCPKLTIKAESPKLRVLEMQGSEEEMFLWIARNVTSLTNLKLQNCEGSETTSAAAADNSLTQAMSAMENWKHHDFPLADMELIGFKSGVTELCASFVQLQRLCINDCAALVHWPEKEFQSLVSLRSLNIMSCEQLVGCAAEPSTTTSESSSQLLPRLESLKIYGCTSMVEVFRLPASLRKMTIRDCAKLRSLFSRRLQQQGQPSASSIVQGSPTVYSEVLPCLEEIDIRGCDGLTGALDLPPSLKHISVYRCGGLRSVESHSGEFPSLKVLSIGLCETLSSLPDGPRVYPSLRVLKVYDCPGMKRLPACLQQRLGSLEGVTLDAHHQGPILSKPKTWINGICRG
- the LOC109731746 gene encoding putative disease resistance protein RGA4 isoform X1 gives rise to the protein MGKKLCRIVQAIEVLVAEMNAFGFKYQQQAPESMRWRQMDHVIFDPKKIISRSRSRDTKNIVGTLLGQANNADLSVVPIVGVGGLGKTTLAQLIYNEPEIQKHFELLIWVCVSDSFDVDSLAKRIVAFHLEKDVVEAAASKKSPLDSLQDVLSGHRYLLVLDDVWNRESDKWEKLKDRLTHGANGSVVLTTTRDEGVAKIMGTVKPYNLAALEDNFIKEIIETRAFSLQKEEERPAVLVNMVDEIVKRCRGSPLAATALGSVLRTKTSEEEWKAISSRSNICTEESGILPILKLSYNDLSSQMKQCFAFCAVFPKDYEIDVDKLIQLWIAHGFIQDHKEVSPETIGNRIFSELASSSFFVDVKQGKATSYERMVGGSYYKRTCKIHDLMHDVALSTMENECGFAPEEPNRIEWLPDTARHLLLSCEKPEIVLNDSLARKSPAIQTLLCDSYMEHPLQHLSKYSTLKALQLHTRRSPFPLKSKHLHHLRYLDLSRSDFEALPEDISILYNLQTLKISGCQELCRLPRQMKYMTALRHLYSHDCPKMSSMPGDLRKLMSLQTLTCFVAGQTSSECSNVGELQHLNLGGQLELNQLENVTEEDAKAANLGKKKELRELTLKWTIGSRDDARVLECVKPHDGLQSLRIESYGGTTFPTWMAMSRNMVEIHLSYCKDLQWLFSSGASFSFPNLKEFTLRGLECLEGWWESSNMEQGKEAVFPQLEKLHILDCAKLTTLPEATLLGESYGRMERPAFPMLKVLELRYLRSFKRWDAVEGPQGAEIMFPQLEELYVAHCGKIKASSGQQKVCPKLTIKAESPKLRVLEMQGSEEEMFLWIARNVTSLTNLKLQNCEGSETTSAAAADNSLTQAMSAMENWKHHDFPLADMELIGFKSGVTELCASFVQLQRLCINDCAALVHWPEKEFQSLVSLRSLNIMSCEQLVGCAAEPSTTTSESSSQLLPRLESLKIYGCTSMVEVFRLPASLRKMTIRDCAKLRSLFSRRLQQQGQPSASSIVQGSPTVYSEVLPCLEEIDIRGCDGLTGALDLPPSLKHISVYRCGGLRSVESHSGEFPSLKVLSIGLCETLSSLPDGPRVYPSLRVLKVYDCPGMKRLPACLQQRLGSLEGVTLDAHHQVFPCNSKHVLRRHVQDLFCRSPRHG